A single Verrucomicrobiaceae bacterium DNA region contains:
- the trxA gene encoding thioredoxin: MASAALTNLTDENFDSEVSSSTVPVIVDFWAEWCGPCRMLTPILEELATDKAGQVKICKVNVDEAPNLAAKFGVRSIPMLVFFKDGVAKDTVVGVQSKDALSNRLAALA; encoded by the coding sequence ATGGCCAGCGCAGCACTCACCAATCTCACCGACGAAAATTTTGACTCCGAAGTCTCCAGCTCCACCGTGCCAGTCATCGTGGACTTCTGGGCAGAATGGTGTGGCCCATGCCGCATGCTCACCCCCATCCTGGAAGAGCTAGCCACTGACAAAGCTGGTCAGGTGAAAATCTGCAAAGTGAATGTCGATGAGGCTCCGAATCTCGCCGCGAAGTTCGGCGTCCGCTCCATCCCGATGTTGGTTTTCTTCAAAGACGGAGTCGCCAAAGACACCGTCGTCGGTGTGCAGTCCAAAGACGCCCTGAGCAATCGCCTCGCGGCATTGGCGTAA
- a CDS encoding sigma-70 family RNA polymerase sigma factor: protein MEPSFTRAGQFPDTPWTQVRLAGGADTLARESFGTLCRLYWAPLYGFARRSGMAPEEAEDVAQSFFLHLMQEETIQTADSEKGRMRSFLLGSMKRFISNWRRDAAAVKRGGRLQRVEFDTREVEAVCARSADGLSADAFYERRWAVALLEHAMRALEAEQVRQGKSEHFRVLSEFLTSHGKEAHHAEAAAKLGQSEGSVRVAVHRLRTRYRQLLREQVALTVGGAAEVEDELRHLLELFGN from the coding sequence ATGGAGCCTTCTTTTACCCGAGCTGGACAATTTCCCGATACGCCCTGGACTCAGGTGCGGCTGGCGGGCGGAGCGGATACACTGGCGCGGGAGTCGTTTGGGACGCTGTGCCGCCTCTATTGGGCACCGCTGTATGGATTCGCACGGCGCAGCGGGATGGCACCGGAGGAGGCAGAGGATGTGGCGCAGTCTTTCTTCCTCCACCTGATGCAGGAGGAGACGATCCAGACTGCGGACAGTGAAAAAGGGCGGATGCGCTCCTTTTTACTGGGCTCCATGAAGCGCTTCATCTCCAATTGGCGGCGTGATGCGGCAGCGGTGAAGCGCGGAGGGCGACTCCAACGCGTGGAGTTTGATACGAGGGAGGTGGAGGCAGTGTGTGCTCGCAGTGCAGATGGTTTGTCTGCGGATGCTTTTTATGAGCGGCGCTGGGCGGTGGCGCTGCTGGAGCACGCGATGCGGGCACTGGAGGCGGAGCAGGTCCGCCAGGGCAAGTCGGAGCACTTTCGCGTGCTGAGTGAGTTCCTGACATCCCATGGCAAAGAGGCACACCATGCGGAGGCTGCGGCAAAACTCGGCCAAAGCGAAGGCAGTGTGCGAGTGGCGGTCCACCGCCTGCGTACGCGCTACCGCCAGCTGCTGCGTGAGCAGGTGGCACTGACCGTGGGTGGCGCCGCAGAGGTGGAGGATGAGCTTCGACACCTACTGGAGCTTTTTGGCAACTGA
- a CDS encoding type II/IV secretion system protein — MLPLIDQILASSGCAESPDVRQAVEDACFNQTSFVDAVLDCQGVRERDFLMALAKTLTLPWWEPVESEEDKPAEQGLRRVLPAEIALRHRLLPLYTEEIKNDSASITADSSAIEPARRLHIATFDPLNLVAHQRVASSLNMPVIWHVGQRTRIVEGLQKLYGLGADTFEKILRGRADWASEELSDEVTVLDEPEDEEASVVRFVNQIIRRGLDQRATDIHVEPQHDRLRIRYRIDGRLEELAVPENIKSLQASVIARLKIMARLDIAEKRLPQDGRINLELDGLPIDVRVATIPSVEGESVSLRLLAQQQVTLNRLGLTDSLRPVVEELLKLPNGIILITGPTGSGKSTSLYAFLTELNQTHRRIVTIEDPVEYKMPGVIQIAVKSEIGLTFAAGLRSILRGDPNVVMIGEMRDLETTEIAVRAALTGHLVLSTLHTNDAIGGISRLVDMGVEPFLVSSAVRAFFAQRLVRKLCPLCKAPAEAETEEYLRSIDFPSHLPGQIMRAVGCDGCRGSGFQGRLSIYEVVLVTHALQHLINTRAHPAEMLKQAKSDGYIPMRGYGFQKVLNGETTIEEVMSVTAAGGSQAH, encoded by the coding sequence ATGCTACCGCTGATCGACCAAATCCTCGCTTCCTCGGGATGTGCCGAGTCGCCTGACGTACGCCAGGCTGTGGAGGATGCGTGCTTTAATCAGACATCCTTTGTCGATGCCGTGCTGGATTGCCAAGGCGTGCGTGAGCGCGACTTCCTGATGGCTCTGGCCAAAACGCTGACGCTGCCCTGGTGGGAGCCCGTGGAGTCCGAGGAGGACAAACCCGCCGAACAGGGCCTGCGCCGTGTACTCCCGGCAGAGATCGCACTGCGGCACCGTCTGCTCCCTCTATATACAGAGGAGATCAAAAACGACTCTGCCAGCATCACGGCAGATTCCTCTGCCATCGAGCCTGCCCGTAGGCTGCACATCGCGACTTTTGACCCGCTGAATCTCGTCGCGCATCAGCGAGTGGCCAGCAGCCTGAACATGCCCGTCATCTGGCACGTCGGGCAACGGACCCGCATCGTCGAAGGGCTGCAAAAACTCTATGGCCTAGGCGCGGACACCTTTGAGAAAATCCTGCGCGGCCGAGCCGACTGGGCCAGCGAGGAGCTGAGTGACGAAGTCACCGTGCTCGATGAACCCGAGGACGAGGAGGCCAGCGTGGTGCGATTTGTGAACCAAATCATCCGCCGTGGCCTCGATCAGCGTGCCACGGACATCCACGTCGAGCCGCAGCACGATCGCCTGCGCATCCGCTACCGCATTGATGGCCGACTCGAAGAACTCGCCGTGCCGGAGAACATCAAATCGCTCCAGGCCTCTGTCATCGCCCGTTTGAAAATCATGGCGCGGCTCGACATCGCAGAAAAGCGCCTGCCACAGGACGGACGTATCAATCTGGAGCTCGACGGCTTGCCCATCGACGTCCGCGTGGCCACCATTCCATCGGTGGAAGGCGAAAGCGTCAGTCTGCGCCTGCTCGCTCAGCAGCAGGTCACGCTCAATCGCCTCGGCCTCACCGACAGTCTGCGCCCCGTCGTCGAAGAGCTGCTAAAGCTGCCCAACGGCATCATCCTCATCACCGGCCCCACCGGCAGTGGCAAATCGACCTCGCTCTACGCCTTCCTCACCGAGCTAAATCAGACCCACCGCCGCATCGTCACCATCGAGGACCCCGTCGAGTACAAGATGCCCGGCGTCATCCAGATCGCTGTGAAGTCCGAGATCGGCCTCACCTTTGCCGCAGGCCTACGCAGCATCCTGCGTGGCGACCCGAACGTCGTCATGATCGGAGAAATGCGTGACCTAGAGACTACCGAGATCGCTGTGCGTGCGGCACTCACCGGCCACTTGGTTTTGAGCACACTGCACACGAACGATGCCATCGGCGGCATCAGCCGACTCGTCGATATGGGCGTCGAGCCCTTCCTGGTCAGCAGCGCGGTGCGTGCCTTCTTTGCCCAGCGGCTCGTGCGCAAGCTCTGCCCCCTGTGCAAAGCACCTGCTGAGGCCGAAACGGAGGAGTATCTCCGCTCCATCGACTTCCCATCACACCTACCGGGCCAGATCATGCGTGCCGTCGGCTGCGACGGCTGCCGTGGCAGTGGCTTCCAGGGCCGTCTCTCCATTTACGAAGTCGTGCTCGTCACGCACGCCCTCCAGCACCTCATCAATACCCGCGCCCATCCCGCCGAGATGCTGAAGCAAGCCAAGAGCGACGGCTACATCCCCATGCGCGGCTACGGCTTCCAAAAAGTCCTCAACGGCGAAACCACCATCGAAGAGGTGATGTCCGTCACCGCTGCGGGAGGCAGCCAAGCTCACTAA
- a CDS encoding type II secretion system F family protein codes for MPLFTYSALGPSGIMTGELTASDRGEALSLLGKKKIQPIKLEAAAETKSPTKSAGKAKSTAQATAEPVTGPIHLKLQQVVLFVEELAELVGAGIQLEPALATMERRRELSGVKTLAATLRGKVRDGMSFSKAVASTSPSFGNLFCALVSAGEASGSLSTILKRQATYMRSLAALRSKVFSAMIYPAFLIVAAVGVTLLFVVYLIPKLTEMLDSTGGTLPLPAQIILKLSDAFKSTWWMLLLGAVMAFIFFRSWVARPESAIPWARFKLRVPLFGEIFKARFYVQFLETMANLLGNGLTMVHAMQLTHQAIENPHLQREFEGVQRHVGEGVSLSRALDRSGQFPPLLLDMVNVGEQTGDMPAALSRAAERFDKELSKKIDTLTSLIQPIIVFVMAGMVGIVAYIMMSTIFETMNAIK; via the coding sequence ATGCCCCTCTTCACCTACAGCGCCCTCGGCCCATCCGGCATCATGACCGGAGAGCTTACCGCATCGGATCGCGGTGAGGCGCTGTCCCTTTTGGGCAAAAAGAAAATCCAGCCCATCAAGCTCGAGGCCGCAGCCGAGACCAAATCCCCGACCAAATCCGCCGGGAAGGCCAAATCGACCGCGCAAGCCACCGCTGAGCCCGTCACCGGCCCCATCCACCTCAAGCTCCAGCAAGTCGTCCTCTTCGTCGAAGAGCTCGCCGAGCTCGTCGGTGCTGGCATCCAGCTCGAGCCCGCACTCGCCACTATGGAGCGCCGCCGTGAGCTCTCTGGCGTCAAAACACTCGCCGCCACGCTGCGTGGCAAAGTGCGTGACGGCATGTCCTTCTCCAAAGCCGTCGCCTCCACGAGCCCTAGCTTTGGGAATCTGTTCTGCGCTCTCGTTTCCGCCGGAGAGGCCAGCGGCTCGCTCAGCACCATTTTGAAGCGTCAGGCCACCTACATGCGCTCCCTCGCTGCGCTGCGGTCGAAAGTCTTCTCGGCGATGATTTACCCCGCCTTCCTCATCGTCGCCGCCGTCGGTGTCACGCTGCTGTTTGTCGTCTATCTCATCCCGAAACTCACCGAGATGCTCGACAGCACCGGTGGCACCCTGCCACTGCCTGCGCAGATCATTTTGAAGCTCAGTGATGCCTTCAAATCGACCTGGTGGATGCTCCTGCTCGGAGCCGTCATGGCCTTTATCTTCTTCCGCTCCTGGGTCGCCCGCCCAGAGTCCGCCATCCCCTGGGCACGCTTCAAACTCCGCGTCCCGCTGTTTGGCGAGATCTTCAAAGCCCGCTTCTACGTCCAGTTCCTCGAAACCATGGCCAATCTGCTCGGCAACGGCCTCACCATGGTCCACGCCATGCAGCTCACGCATCAGGCCATCGAGAATCCGCATTTGCAGCGCGAGTTCGAAGGCGTGCAGCGCCACGTCGGCGAAGGCGTCAGCCTCAGCCGTGCTCTGGACCGCAGTGGCCAGTTCCCACCGCTCCTGCTCGATATGGTCAACGTCGGCGAACAGACCGGCGACATGCCCGCCGCGCTCAGCCGTGCCGCCGAGCGCTTCGACAAAGAGCTCAGCAAGAAGATCGACACCCTCACCAGCCTCATCCAGCCCATCATCGTCTTCGTCATGGCCGGCATGGTCGGCATCGTCGCCTACATCATGATGAGCACCATCTTCGAAACCATGAACGCCATCAAATAA
- a CDS encoding prepilin-type N-terminal cleavage/methylation domain-containing protein — MGKKNHESAFTLLELLLCMALIGLILSGVFGVAQGAMQLGKSMGNARVTETRISNFVTAWRDYLENVPPGITLASGAEKSVRGSSGNLFILGSQMPFVWDRRLKSAEAVEFGIVRERGSKNLNLVVRHLKRPKQARIPEELETLAELPILEGLKQMQWQFYSAEDKKWFTTWDPKKRPSPPLYLKLKFAFHADPREHEYTFWLGSSQVPVIGNQPPPPPAAPQQ; from the coding sequence ATGGGCAAAAAGAATCATGAATCCGCCTTCACGCTGCTGGAGCTGCTATTGTGCATGGCGCTCATCGGTTTGATCCTCAGCGGCGTGTTCGGCGTGGCTCAAGGGGCCATGCAGCTCGGTAAGTCGATGGGCAATGCCCGCGTCACAGAAACACGGATCTCGAACTTCGTCACTGCGTGGCGTGATTATCTCGAAAACGTGCCCCCAGGCATCACGCTGGCCTCTGGCGCTGAAAAGTCGGTGCGCGGCTCCTCCGGCAATTTGTTCATTTTAGGCTCCCAAATGCCCTTCGTATGGGATCGGCGGCTCAAATCGGCCGAAGCGGTCGAATTCGGCATCGTGCGTGAACGCGGTAGCAAAAACCTCAACCTCGTCGTGCGGCACCTGAAGCGCCCCAAACAGGCCCGCATCCCCGAAGAGCTCGAAACCCTGGCCGAACTGCCCATCCTCGAAGGCCTGAAGCAGATGCAGTGGCAGTTTTACTCCGCCGAAGACAAAAAATGGTTCACCACCTGGGACCCCAAAAAGCGCCCCAGCCCACCGCTCTACCTGAAGCTCAAATTCGCCTTCCACGCTGATCCGCGAGAGCACGAATACACGTTTTGGCTGGGAAGCAGCCAAGTCCCTGTGATCGGCAATCAGCCACCGCCGCCCCCAGCGGCCCCGCAACAATGA
- a CDS encoding protein kinase, whose amino-acid sequence MPDTCPTCHTPLESREERSFCPACLLRGMMGDDDTLDEATDDAVTIITEAAAPQPGLPRLPRHTLQEKIGEGGFANVYRALQREPVRRETAVKVLKPQVTSANVLARFEMERQTLARMEHPGIARLWDSGVTEDGVPFFSMELVRGEPVTSFCERHKLPLDERLELFRQICDAVQHAHEKGVLHRDLKPSNILVAVDGDDWNVKVIDFGIAKVLETAASEEDSGVHTAIHQMVGTPGYMSPEQAAGGSQDVDVRSDLYALGVVLYELITGYTPLKWERQADPQSRRYTVAQHVTPPSTLPDTLLLTRTERRDMDTITRKALQQSSGLRYASAAAFAEDVQRHLQDEPVLAGEKSWTYVTEKFTRRHLPLVAGSAVALLAVLVGLTVSTLLYQREQKARANVEAAQRVILSREAELSRTLGHAYFDVAQFYKREGDAQSAIASLSRALRQQPVFAEAAADLQMMLAQDETPQPVGEVIQLDPKWGTVKENAGVVNAKGQVLAVLFEKEDHQRLMLFQTTDQGAWRQHEYPLEATVTNLALSGNGATLVWADEREQVHLADLMEDGAVAKTSIWQSAQPVRSLAASVKSEDIFIGCADGSLWIREGRALESVRQIGSIPGAVTHIQPAPNNPQVIVGSDRGEVWEFEKRGARPARKLMQLPAAVSVLTGLGPLGYLAAGDTSGHVAVKYAKTPAETLPEPTRLHEGPVTALALTRQHTQLISAGGGTDLRVRWTDIERKIDVLPALESPGLVRRILTSQGGEVAEIVSADSSVRLWRGSGGPALTLRRPQRARFVCMSSLGRCMAVLRDSGTALEILQHSTLVHPAVVLAKEASMKGETRAHDALAFTAGDEQLVQTTDDARSWLWNLSDTESEGVAEWQSPALALQQTLSGPLLAALFDGTLMEVPTDGRSVIKRVDADPATTWALANISPDGQAAVWAETSPDTQKSTRVRVWLTGEEKPLNLQAERLSAIAIHAGVRKIAFGLSNGHVRILSPRGDRPMHHSLHQSRVTSTAFSPDGKVLLTGSSDGTAALWHSTLLTPLADPIHLAEPVLRVCFSGDGRRFAICGANQAAVGDAGTRTLIGQPFRVRGAGKALALDATGTRMALTVGLGEVMLLDVAPPQMSPAPEWFLRLAETHVSRRVTPQGSIEFLEYPGRGVTRGLLPPANSLTAEQQPWGSLAEWLFTHTGLRTLSPWSQHTLEDYLALIQKSPRSPQRQAEMQRLNPLRHIKSEPQKRPLAAPAAAPQ is encoded by the coding sequence ATGCCTGATACTTGCCCAACCTGCCATACGCCGCTGGAAAGCCGCGAGGAGCGCTCTTTCTGCCCGGCGTGCCTTCTACGCGGAATGATGGGTGATGATGATACGCTGGATGAGGCAACTGATGATGCGGTAACAATCATCACTGAGGCCGCAGCACCGCAGCCTGGACTGCCAAGACTGCCCCGACACACGCTTCAGGAAAAAATCGGCGAAGGAGGCTTCGCGAATGTTTACCGAGCACTCCAACGCGAGCCGGTGCGGCGCGAGACCGCAGTGAAGGTACTGAAGCCACAGGTGACCAGCGCGAATGTGCTGGCACGCTTTGAGATGGAGAGGCAGACGCTCGCACGGATGGAGCATCCTGGGATCGCGAGGCTGTGGGACAGCGGAGTGACAGAGGACGGGGTGCCGTTTTTCTCGATGGAACTGGTGCGCGGGGAGCCTGTGACGAGTTTTTGCGAGCGGCATAAGCTGCCGCTGGATGAGCGGCTGGAGCTATTCCGGCAGATTTGTGACGCCGTGCAGCATGCGCACGAAAAAGGCGTGCTACACCGCGATCTGAAGCCCTCGAACATCCTGGTGGCTGTGGACGGTGATGACTGGAATGTGAAAGTAATCGACTTCGGCATCGCGAAGGTGCTGGAGACCGCAGCAAGCGAGGAGGACAGTGGTGTGCACACCGCTATTCACCAGATGGTGGGCACACCAGGCTACATGAGTCCCGAGCAGGCCGCAGGTGGCTCGCAGGATGTGGATGTGCGCTCTGACCTTTATGCGTTGGGCGTGGTGCTCTATGAGCTGATCACGGGGTACACACCACTGAAGTGGGAACGGCAAGCAGATCCACAGTCGCGGCGCTATACGGTGGCTCAGCATGTGACACCACCCTCCACACTACCTGACACACTACTGCTCACACGCACGGAGAGGCGTGACATGGACACCATCACGCGCAAGGCCTTACAGCAAAGCTCGGGTCTGCGTTACGCCAGCGCGGCAGCATTTGCGGAGGATGTGCAGCGCCACCTCCAGGATGAGCCGGTGCTGGCCGGGGAGAAGTCATGGACGTATGTGACGGAAAAATTCACGCGTAGGCACCTACCGCTGGTAGCAGGCAGTGCGGTGGCACTCCTCGCCGTGCTAGTAGGGCTGACCGTCAGCACGCTGCTCTACCAGCGAGAGCAAAAGGCACGCGCAAACGTGGAGGCGGCACAGCGTGTCATTTTAAGCCGTGAGGCAGAGCTAAGCCGCACGCTGGGCCATGCCTACTTTGACGTGGCGCAGTTTTACAAGCGCGAAGGGGATGCACAGAGCGCGATAGCCAGCCTCTCACGCGCATTGCGGCAGCAGCCAGTCTTTGCCGAGGCGGCCGCTGACCTACAGATGATGCTGGCACAGGATGAGACGCCACAGCCTGTCGGTGAAGTCATCCAGCTGGACCCAAAGTGGGGCACGGTGAAGGAAAATGCCGGTGTGGTGAATGCAAAGGGCCAGGTGCTGGCGGTGCTTTTTGAAAAAGAGGATCATCAGCGCCTGATGCTTTTCCAAACCACTGACCAGGGAGCCTGGAGACAGCATGAATACCCGCTGGAGGCTACAGTGACGAACCTCGCACTCTCTGGCAATGGTGCCACGCTGGTCTGGGCGGACGAGCGTGAGCAAGTACACTTGGCTGACCTCATGGAAGATGGAGCGGTGGCTAAAACGAGCATTTGGCAGTCTGCGCAGCCAGTAAGATCGCTAGCGGCATCCGTGAAGTCCGAGGACATCTTCATCGGCTGCGCGGACGGCTCTCTGTGGATCCGAGAGGGACGGGCTCTGGAGTCCGTACGGCAGATCGGCAGCATCCCAGGCGCGGTGACCCATATCCAGCCTGCACCAAATAATCCACAGGTCATCGTCGGCAGCGACCGTGGAGAGGTATGGGAGTTCGAAAAACGCGGTGCACGGCCAGCACGCAAGCTCATGCAATTACCAGCCGCAGTCTCCGTGCTGACAGGCCTCGGACCTCTGGGATACCTCGCCGCCGGGGACACCAGCGGCCATGTGGCAGTGAAATATGCCAAGACGCCCGCAGAGACCCTACCAGAGCCGACTCGGCTGCATGAAGGGCCAGTAACCGCGCTGGCACTAACCCGCCAGCACACCCAACTCATCAGTGCCGGCGGCGGCACAGATCTGCGCGTTCGCTGGACGGACATCGAGAGAAAAATAGATGTGCTGCCCGCGCTGGAATCCCCAGGCCTTGTGCGCCGCATCCTCACCAGCCAGGGTGGGGAAGTCGCGGAGATCGTCTCCGCAGACTCTTCTGTGCGGCTGTGGCGCGGCAGCGGCGGGCCAGCACTGACACTACGCAGGCCGCAGCGTGCGCGGTTTGTGTGCATGAGCAGCCTGGGACGCTGCATGGCTGTATTGCGGGATTCAGGCACGGCTTTGGAGATACTCCAGCACTCCACGCTGGTGCATCCGGCGGTCGTGCTCGCGAAAGAAGCCAGCATGAAGGGGGAAACGCGAGCTCATGATGCGCTAGCATTCACCGCTGGTGACGAACAACTCGTGCAAACGACGGACGATGCGCGTTCCTGGCTCTGGAACCTATCCGATACGGAGTCTGAGGGCGTGGCAGAGTGGCAGAGCCCCGCGCTAGCCCTACAGCAGACTTTATCAGGCCCGCTCCTAGCGGCGCTGTTTGACGGCACACTCATGGAGGTGCCTACAGATGGTCGCAGCGTGATCAAACGCGTGGACGCTGACCCTGCTACGACCTGGGCGCTGGCAAACATCTCCCCAGACGGTCAGGCGGCAGTGTGGGCGGAGACCAGCCCGGATACACAGAAGTCCACCCGCGTGCGTGTGTGGCTCACAGGAGAAGAAAAACCGCTCAATCTGCAAGCAGAGCGCCTCTCCGCCATCGCCATCCACGCGGGTGTCCGCAAAATCGCCTTCGGCCTGAGCAACGGGCATGTACGAATCCTCTCGCCGCGTGGAGATCGCCCTATGCACCACTCATTGCACCAGAGTCGCGTCACGAGCACCGCATTTTCCCCGGATGGTAAAGTGTTGCTCACCGGCTCCTCCGACGGCACAGCGGCTCTCTGGCACAGCACGCTGCTCACGCCGCTAGCGGATCCCATTCACCTCGCAGAGCCGGTGCTCCGAGTGTGCTTTAGCGGAGACGGACGGCGCTTTGCCATCTGCGGTGCGAATCAGGCCGCCGTGGGGGATGCTGGCACACGCACGCTCATCGGTCAGCCATTCCGAGTGCGTGGCGCAGGCAAGGCACTGGCGCTGGACGCCACAGGCACCCGGATGGCCCTCACGGTGGGCTTGGGGGAAGTCATGCTGCTGGATGTAGCACCGCCACAGATGAGCCCTGCACCTGAGTGGTTTCTGAGATTAGCGGAAACACATGTCTCACGACGTGTCACACCACAGGGCAGCATCGAGTTCCTAGAATACCCTGGGCGCGGGGTCACACGTGGCCTGCTGCCGCCTGCCAATAGCCTCACTGCGGAGCAGCAGCCCTGGGGGTCGCTCGCAGAGTGGCTTTTCACGCACACTGGCCTGCGCACGCTCAGTCCGTGGTCCCAGCACACGCTGGAGGATTACCTCGCTCTCATCCAAAAATCCCCGCGCAGCCCACAGCGCCAGGCGGAGATGCAGCGCCTCAATCCGCTGCGCCACATCAAGTCAGAACCGCAGAAGCGCCCACTCGCAGCTCCCGCCGCGGCCCCACAGTGA
- a CDS encoding type II secretion system protein GspG: protein MHLHPKSKLTHRHSRAAFTLMEMLLVLGIIGLLVGVAVMNFGGILNSGKKKTAKGHISGIMNAVRTYEVDTMKLPTNLQILVEKGKLQKLPLDPWEKPYIYRRPGIKDKTGFDVYSSGEDGIPDNADDIGSWDL, encoded by the coding sequence ATGCACCTCCATCCCAAATCCAAACTCACGCATCGCCATTCCAGGGCCGCCTTCACGCTCATGGAAATGCTCCTCGTCCTCGGCATCATCGGCCTACTCGTCGGTGTCGCCGTCATGAACTTCGGCGGCATCCTCAACAGTGGCAAAAAGAAAACCGCCAAAGGCCACATCAGCGGCATCATGAATGCCGTCCGCACCTACGAGGTCGATACCATGAAGCTGCCCACAAACCTCCAAATCCTCGTTGAAAAAGGCAAGCTCCAGAAGCTCCCTCTTGATCCTTGGGAGAAGCCCTACATCTACCGCCGCCCCGGCATCAAAGACAAAACCGGCTTCGATGTCTATTCCTCCGGCGAAGACGGCATCCCTGACAATGCGGACGACATTGGCAGCTGGGACCTGTGA
- a CDS encoding type II secretion system protein, giving the protein MTAPRAISTSNGLLHLTGRKPFGNFQFSVQGRSAFTLLEILAVMALLSLILGISVISISGVQDEDRLRRAASMIETTARENLLEGSRNAATGHHATSRLAPSAAPTLARSWKSAVWVKKPSASQNAARNGNSAPPASASPSKSVSPAPAAKSKWPSTPSPPAPSAKPSI; this is encoded by the coding sequence ATGACTGCGCCACGCGCCATCAGCACATCGAACGGGCTTCTGCACCTCACGGGACGGAAGCCCTTCGGCAATTTTCAGTTTTCAGTCCAAGGCCGCTCCGCTTTCACGCTATTGGAAATCCTCGCCGTCATGGCGCTCCTCTCGCTGATCCTGGGCATCTCCGTCATCAGCATCAGCGGCGTGCAGGACGAGGATCGCCTGCGCCGCGCGGCCTCCATGATCGAGACCACCGCCCGTGAGAACCTGCTGGAAGGCTCTCGAAACGCAGCAACCGGTCATCATGCCACCTCTCGGCTGGCTCCATCGGCGGCTCCGACTTTGGCACGAAGCTGGAAATCCGCCGTGTGGGTGAAAAAGCCTTCCGCCAGCCAAAACGCGGCGAGGAATGGGAATTCAGCCCCACCGGCATCTGCGAGCCCATCGAAGTCCGTCTCACCGGCCCCGGCGGCGAAGTCGAAATGGCCTTCGACGCCCTCACCGCCTGCGCCAAGCGCAAAACCCTCGATCTGA
- a CDS encoding general secretion pathway protein GspK → MRQGSALIAVFWMIAVLGMILFAATKALYADTAATRMMRGRIFAKRFAEMGLEVARHPAMQVDDPLLHHSVDTGGGFDVTLKTEEARLNINYLLLSGDKVLLRRLFTRWGLKPEFVTPLCDALKDWVDEDNKAGLAGAERREYERMGLEGMPFNAPFKEVDEMLNVRGMEVVQAQRPDWREWFTVYGDGRIDVNDTSAEILSLLGDVPMERVQPILNFRLGRDGIHRTRDDPKLNSVPQVAQMMGVFHPQVIAQLTQWIQFNGPIRRIESVGYMGPLKRKLILITQGGQAVWRGEIPVTNG, encoded by the coding sequence TTGCGCCAAGGCTCCGCGCTCATCGCCGTCTTCTGGATGATCGCGGTGCTCGGTATGATCCTCTTTGCAGCGACCAAGGCACTCTACGCCGACACCGCCGCCACGCGCATGATGCGTGGACGCATTTTCGCCAAGCGCTTCGCTGAAATGGGCCTCGAAGTGGCTCGTCACCCGGCCATGCAGGTCGATGATCCGCTTTTGCACCATTCTGTGGACACGGGTGGTGGCTTTGACGTCACGCTGAAGACCGAGGAAGCCCGGCTCAACATCAACTACCTCCTCCTCAGCGGTGACAAAGTGCTGCTACGCCGACTTTTCACCCGCTGGGGCCTGAAGCCAGAATTCGTCACTCCGCTCTGCGATGCGCTGAAGGACTGGGTCGATGAGGACAACAAAGCTGGCCTCGCCGGGGCCGAGCGCCGCGAGTACGAGCGTATGGGCCTGGAGGGCATGCCCTTCAATGCCCCCTTCAAAGAAGTCGATGAAATGCTCAATGTGCGCGGCATGGAAGTCGTCCAGGCGCAGCGTCCAGACTGGCGCGAGTGGTTCACCGTCTATGGCGATGGCCGCATCGACGTGAATGACACCAGCGCGGAGATTTTGAGCCTGCTCGGCGACGTACCGATGGAGCGTGTGCAGCCCATTTTAAACTTCCGCCTCGGCCGCGATGGCATTCACCGCACCCGCGATGATCCGAAACTCAATAGCGTGCCGCAGGTAGCGCAGATGATGGGTGTGTTTCACCCGCAGGTCATCGCCCAGCTCACGCAATGGATTCAATTTAACGGCCCTATCCGTCGCATCGAAAGCGTCGGCTATATGGGCCCCCTGAAGCGCAAACTCATCCTCATCACGCAGGGCGGACAGGCCGTCTGGCGTGGTGAAATCCCTGTCACCAATGGCTAA